A genomic window from Verrucomicrobiota bacterium includes:
- a CDS encoding class I SAM-dependent methyltransferase, whose product MMKNGLTRAMMWVACLGWAAAVVGADGDVPAVRKEGRYEFRRDHHPDGIGKFYEGREIAHVMGHQAAGWLERPEREAEERPDLLIPLLSLKPGMKVADIGAGTGYHVRRMAKLVAPGGTSYAVEIQPEMLELLVAKAKEHGLTNVAPVLGAIDDPKLPKGAIDLVLMVDVYHEFSHPYEMLSRICDSLKPGGRVVFVEFRAEEVRVPIKLLHKMSEAQVKREAAHHPLEWVTTHTNLPWQHVIEFRKKSDATKAGRKS is encoded by the coding sequence ATGATGAAGAACGGTTTGACGAGAGCGATGATGTGGGTGGCGTGCCTGGGCTGGGCCGCCGCCGTCGTGGGGGCGGATGGAGATGTTCCCGCCGTGCGCAAAGAGGGGCGCTATGAATTTCGGCGCGACCACCATCCGGATGGCATCGGGAAGTTTTACGAGGGTCGTGAGATTGCCCATGTGATGGGCCACCAAGCGGCGGGTTGGCTGGAGAGGCCGGAAAGAGAAGCGGAGGAGCGACCTGACCTCTTGATTCCGTTGCTCTCGCTGAAACCGGGCATGAAGGTAGCCGACATCGGGGCCGGAACCGGCTATCACGTTCGGCGCATGGCCAAGCTGGTGGCCCCGGGCGGGACGTCTTACGCGGTGGAGATTCAACCCGAAATGCTCGAACTCCTCGTGGCGAAAGCGAAGGAGCACGGGCTGACCAACGTGGCGCCGGTTTTAGGCGCGATCGACGATCCCAAGCTGCCGAAAGGTGCCATCGACCTCGTGCTCATGGTGGATGTTTACCACGAATTCTCACATCCGTACGAGATGCTCAGCCGGATTTGCGACTCGCTCAAACCCGGAGGACGCGTGGTCTTTGTCGAATTCCGGGCCGAGGAGGTTCGTGTGCCCATCAAGCTCCTGCACAAGATGTCGGAAGCTCAGGTCAAGCGGGAAGCCGCACATCATCCGTTGGAATGGGTCACGACCCACACCAATTTGCCCTGGCAACATGTGATCGAATTTCGGAAAAAATCCGATGCTACCAAGGCAGGGAGAAAGTCTTGA
- the phnY gene encoding phosphonoacetaldehyde dehydrogenase: MPLTLSCLVAGRPIESGGASLLVRSPWSGEVVGEVLQAGRAQANTAVVEACAFKATPTRFERHHILDRARQLLDGRKEFFARLIASEAGLCLRETQYEVGRACDVLRLAGLEALRDDGQIFSGDISQQGKSRKIFTLREPLSCAVAITPFNHPLNQVAHKIAPAIAAGTPVILKPSEKTPLTALSFASLLVEAGLPGPMLSVLLGPTSEIAEPLVQDPRVDLVSFTGSVAVGKRIASTAGYKRVVLELGGNDPLIVLDDADLDLAAHLAAEGSFRNSGQRCTAIKRILVHASVADSFTARLVEKAKAYRAGDPLDPETRVGTVIDEAAAIHLETVLKEAVAAGARVLLGGQRRGALMEPTVIAQVPRDCRMVVQESFGPLAPVITVQDLADALALANSTAYGLSAGVVTEHLGRAIEAVKGLRSGMVNINDVPGYRVENSPFGGIKDSGLGIKEGVIEAIKCFSTVKTFSLPW; encoded by the coding sequence GCAGTCCCTGGTCCGGCGAAGTCGTCGGCGAGGTTCTCCAGGCCGGACGGGCTCAGGCCAACACAGCCGTGGTGGAGGCCTGCGCGTTCAAAGCGACTCCCACGCGCTTCGAACGCCACCACATTCTGGATCGAGCCCGCCAACTGTTGGACGGCAGGAAAGAATTCTTCGCCCGCCTCATTGCCTCCGAGGCCGGCTTGTGCTTGCGCGAGACCCAGTACGAGGTCGGACGCGCCTGCGACGTGCTGCGTCTCGCGGGCTTGGAAGCCTTGCGGGACGACGGACAGATCTTCTCCGGAGACATTTCGCAGCAAGGCAAGTCGCGGAAAATCTTCACCCTGCGTGAGCCTTTGTCCTGCGCGGTTGCGATCACGCCTTTCAACCATCCTCTCAATCAAGTCGCGCACAAAATCGCGCCCGCCATTGCCGCCGGCACCCCGGTCATCCTCAAGCCATCCGAAAAGACCCCGCTGACCGCCCTGTCCTTCGCCAGCCTTCTGGTCGAGGCGGGACTGCCCGGCCCCATGCTGAGCGTGCTGCTGGGACCCACGTCCGAAATCGCGGAGCCCTTGGTGCAAGATCCCCGGGTCGATCTCGTTTCGTTCACGGGCAGCGTCGCCGTCGGTAAAAGGATCGCCAGCACCGCGGGATATAAACGCGTCGTGCTCGAACTCGGCGGCAACGATCCCCTCATTGTCCTCGATGACGCCGACCTGGATCTGGCCGCACATCTCGCAGCCGAAGGGAGCTTTCGCAATTCAGGACAGCGTTGCACCGCCATCAAGCGGATTCTGGTCCACGCCTCCGTGGCGGATTCGTTCACGGCCAGGCTCGTGGAAAAAGCCAAGGCCTATCGCGCGGGAGATCCGCTCGACCCCGAAACGCGGGTGGGCACCGTCATCGATGAGGCGGCTGCGATCCATCTCGAAACCGTCTTGAAAGAAGCCGTTGCCGCCGGAGCTCGCGTCCTTCTGGGCGGACAACGGCGCGGCGCGTTGATGGAGCCGACGGTGATCGCGCAGGTCCCTCGCGACTGCCGCATGGTGGTCCAGGAAAGTTTCGGGCCACTGGCGCCGGTCATCACGGTCCAGGATCTGGCTGACGCCCTGGCGCTTGCCAACAGCACCGCTTACGGATTGAGCGCGGGCGTTGTGACGGAACATCTCGGACGAGCCATTGAAGCGGTCAAAGGACTTCGGTCCGGCATGGTCAACATCAACGATGTGCCGGGTTACCGCGTCGAGAATTCCCCTTTCGGCGGCATCAAGGACAGCGGCTTGGGCATCAAGGAGGGCGTCATCGAAGCCATCAAGTGCTTCTCGACGGTCAAGACTTTCTCCCTGCCTTGGTAG